From Cyanobacteriota bacterium:
GGGCGGATTGGTATACAACTAGCTAAAGAGTGTCAGCCAGACCTGATTCTATGCGACATTATGATGCCAGAGCTGGATGGCTATCGAGTATTGCAGGAACTACGTCAACATGAAGCAACGGCAAGCATCCCTTTAATTTTTCTGACTGCGAGAACCAGCCGCTCTGACCAACGTCGAGGTCGCCCAACGCCCACGTGATCACCTGCCCGTTCACCCCACTTGGCGACAGTGTCGCAGAGACAAAATTCAACCCAACAGGGAGCGTGTCTGTGACGACGACATCCCGAGCGACGCTTGGTCCAGCATTCGTG
This genomic window contains:
- a CDS encoding response regulator; translation: MNTILVIEDEAHIREIIQDVLSLENFHTLTAENGRIGIQLAKECQPDLILCDIMMPELDGYRVLQELRQHEATASIPLIFLTARTSRSDQRRGRPTPT